One region of Purpureocillium takamizusanense chromosome 4, complete sequence genomic DNA includes:
- a CDS encoding Deuterolysin (MEROPS:MER0001399~COG:O~EggNog:ENOG503P0GD~SECRETED:SignalP(1-16~SECRETED:cutsite=AAA-AP~SECRETED:prob=0.6329)), whose translation MKFLAGLAALVSVAAAAPSAPTPLDVKLEMTGNTLVKATITNHGKNNLRIFKAGTILDKSAIKKVQITGEGKGVAFHGMRQRISTRNIKDGAFESIPASQSISVTFDVGHVHDLSAGGKYNLLARGILQFAHEGDNKLVGSVPFHSNELEAIVDGAKAASVLDAFVQKKAKRAELQSDCTGDRLAVTQLALENCVQLAEAAAEVARSGDAGKVEEYFKSSDDEVRDIVADVFTKVADECGSTDSGVSQYYCTDVDDGCSEGILAYTVTSGDRSYQAYCDLYFDTLVDLSSTCHDQDKATTTLHETTHVSRVKGTDDLGYGYDTIMQLSTEDALNNADTYTLFANAIYSEC comes from the exons ATGAAGTTCCTCGCTGGCCTTGCTGctctcgtctccgtcgctgcggcggcgccatccgcgccgacgcctctCGATGTGAAGCTTGAGATGACGGGCAACACTCTTGTCAaggccaccatcaccaaccaTGGCAAGAACAACCTGAGGATCTTCAAGGCCGGTACTATCCTGGACAAGTCGGCCATCAAGAAGGTGCAAATCACTGGCGAGG GCAAGGGCGTCGCCTTCCACGGCATGCGTCAGCGCATCAGCACCCGCAACATCAAGGATGGGGCATTCGAGAGcatcccagccagccaatCCATCTCGGTCACCTTCGACGTCGGCCACGTCCATGACctctcggcgggcggcaagtACAACCTTCTCGCCCGCGGCATCCTTCAGTTCGCCCACGAGGGGGACAACAAGCTCGTCGGATCCGTCCCCTTCCACTCcaacgagctcgaggcgatCGTCGACGGAGCCAAGGCCGCCTCCGTGCTCGACGCGTTCGtgcagaagaaggccaagcgcgccgagctgcagaGCGACTGCACCGGCGACAGGCTCGCCGTGACGCAGTTGGCGCTGGAGAACTGCGTGCAGCTCgcagaggccgccgccgaggtcgcccggtccggcgacgccggcaaggtcgaggagtACTTCAAGTCgtcagacgacgaggtgcgcgacatcgtcgccgacgtcttcaccaaggtcgccgacgagtGCGGTTCCACGGATAGTGGCGTCTCCCAATACTACTGCaccgacgttgacgacgggTGCTCGGAGGGAATCCTCGCCTACACGGTCACCTCCGGGGACAGGAGCTACCAGGCATACTGTGACCTGTACTTTGACACCCTGGTCGACCTTTCGTCCACGTGCCACGACCAGGACAAGGCCACGACGACACTCCACGAGACGACACACGTGAGTCGGGTCAAGGGGACCGACGACCTTGGCTATGGCTACGATACCATCATGCAGCTCTCCACTGAGGACGCCCTCAACAACGCCGATACCTACACGCTCTTCGCCAACGCGATCTACTCGGAGTGCTAA
- a CDS encoding uncharacterized protein (EggNog:ENOG503NX1P~COG:L), protein MAQRSSRASSTGRAAGSSRRGSKGTASRSKTRRGVHHPPTTTATTTTSTTASDDNDGYKDDDGEYRDNGKSTPSPRPAKRRKVASSSNGAAADLHRRLFARDVPVTVPDACLPPARRHSLDYHKPLLLSADHGLQGRSSLLSWFDSVSATRAMPWRKPWINPRLPNNDDDDDNAAAAQQQQQLRARLERRAYEVWISEIMLQQTRVAVVIDYWNRWTARWPTIHDLARASPDDVLAAWRGLGYYSRATRIHEAARLAVADPRMRGLLPSSAAELQARVPGVGRYTAGAISSIVFGRPEPMVDGNVLRVLSRQLGVHANVKTDRAVVDAIWVAADALVKAVAEDNDDDGDADEIILDGEGARVNDRPGRWGQALMELGSTVCTPKPDCAACPITTTCRAYAEGMALADNMKETSSSPRDAVVADIEDACTLCKPMEEDEGGDVVETKPQQPAAAARKQQSGGAKQLSLADFAFKVPGGAVPKPESPRTQTQAASRRRAAAVQAAAEHARKFPLKVAKKAVREEQTLVCAIRRPDGSYLLERRPEKGLLAGLWEFPSLILDDGNSNDDDDNNNGGGGGGGPHGARRRTELAEAHAAKMLSKTMTTTTRSSASRGKNQLRHLGELGSVPWLFSHLRLTMHVHLFAAPEGADYNNNNKVAGGKSRPLRWSDDVDGESMGTGMHKCWALVKGAAEG, encoded by the coding sequence ATGGCACAGAGGTCAtccagggcgtcgtcgacgggcagaGCCGCGggctccagccgccgcggcagcaaagggaccgcgtcgcgcagcaaaacgcgtcgcggcgtccatcatcctccgaccaccaccgccaccaccactacaTCCACGACCgcgagcgacgacaacgatggCTACaaagacgatgacggcgaaTATAGAGACAATGGCAAGTCGACCCCGAGCCCCCGGCCGGCCAAGAGACGCAAagtcgcgtcgtcgtccaacggcgccgccgccgacctccaccgccgcctcttcgCCCGAGACGTTCCCGTGACTGTCCCCgacgcctgcctgccgcccgcccgccgccactcgcTCGACTATCACAAGCCGCTGCTCCTTAGCGCGGACCACGGCCTGCAGGGGCGGTCCTCTCTGCTGTCGTGGTTCGACTCGGTCAGCGCGACGCGCGCCATGCCCTGGCGCAAGCCGTGGATCAACCCTCGCCTGcccaacaacgacgacgatgacgacaacgcggccgccgcccagcagcagcagcagctccgcgcccggctcgagcgccgcgcctaCGAGGTCTGGATCAGCGAAATCATGCTCCAGCAGacccgcgtcgccgtcgtcatcgactACTGGAACCGCtggacggcgcgctggccgaccATCCAcgacctcgcgcgcgcctcgcccgacgacgtgctcgccgcctggcgcgggctgggctACTACAGCCGCGCGACGCGCATccacgaggcggcgaggctggccgtcgcggacCCGCGCATGCGCGGCCTGCTaccctcgtcggccgccgagctccaAGCCCGCGTCCCGGGAGTCGGGCGCTACACGGCGGGCGCCATCTCGAGCATCGTCTTTGGCCGCCCCGAGCCCATGGTCGACGGCAACGTGCTGCGCGTGCTGAGTCGCCAGCTGGGCGTGCACGCAAACGTCAAGACggaccgcgccgtcgtcgacgccatatgggtcgccgccgacgcgctcgtcaaggccgtcgcggaggacaacgacgacgacggcgatgcggacGAGATAAtactcgacggcgagggcgcgcgcgtgaaTGACAGACCGGGCCGTTGGGGCCAGGCCCTCATGGAGCTAGGAAGCACCGTCTGCACGCCCAAGCCCGACTGCGCGGCGTGTCCGatcacgacgacgtgccgcGCCTACGCCGAGGGCATGGCCCTGGCCGACAACATGAAGGAGACATCCTCGTCTCCACgagatgccgtcgtcgccgacatcgaggaTGCCTGTACGCTATGCAAGCCAAtggaagaggacgaaggcggcgatgtcgtcgaaaccaagccgcagcagcccgccgccgccgcaaggaagcagcagagcggcggcgcgaagcagctctccctcgccgacTTTGCCTTCAAAGtacccggcggcgccgtcccgAAACCCGAGTCTCCCCGGACACAGACACAGGCCgcaagtcgccgccgcgccgcggccgtgcaAGCGGCCGCGGAGCACGCGCGCAAGTTCCCCCTCAAGGTGGCCAAGAAGGCGGTGCGCGAGGAGCAGACGCTCGTGTgcgccatccgccgccccgacgggTCATACCTGCTCGAGCGGCGACCCGAAaagggcctcctcgccggcctaTGGGAGTTTCCGAGCCTCATCctggacgacggcaacagcaacgacgacgacgataataacaacggcggcggcggcggcggcggtccgcATGGTGCGCGACGCAGGAccgagctggccgaggcgcacgcGGCCAAGATGCTCTccaagacgatgacgacgacgacgaggagctccgCGAGCCGAGGAAAAAACCAGCTCCGGcatctcggcgagctgggcagCGTGCCCTGGCTGTTTTCGCATCTGCGCCTGACGATGCACGTGCACCTCTTCGCCGCCCCAGAGGGTGCCGactacaacaacaacaacaaggtcgccggcggcaagtcgAGACCGCTGCGTTGGAgcgacgacgttgacggcgAGAGCATGGGTACGGGCATGCACAAGTGCTGGGCGCTGGTCAAGGGAGCGGCAgaaggatga
- a CDS encoding uncharacterized protein (EggNog:ENOG503NXMN~COG:P~TransMembrane:11 (o13-34i46-64o76-94i106-126o138-157i226-244o264-282i294-312o332-355i367-388o394-416i)), with the protein MSPAHDSVKSAGQPTVDHADADAMYEKANGGKITEVQGNAHFHETVTAAPLDPWSKTSLKLYMILLVAALNATASGFDGSIFSSINAMTQYQHYFHHTELGSSTGIIFMIYTIGNMIGSLFTGPICDKFGRRAGMLTGAVLIVVGAAVQTAAQNDGYLLGGRFVLGFGVSIGTSAAPTYALELAPPQWRARVVGYYNTFFYTGSILATGVAYACSKSEGEIAFRLPLALQIAPPLIIGTGVFFIPESPRWLTMWGKKEQAAAILAKYHGGGDTNHPMVQLELQEFENSIELQKSSTVWNYWALVSTHNARWRFTMMAFMSVFAQLSGNSVLTYYLPSMYKLLGITSTERRLLLTFMNSIVSCAGAVAGSATNDRIGRRTKLWVGSIVLACLFAAVTGFSSQFEGDKKLTASHGLSNGGIAFIFLFGCAYSFVYTPLTATYCAEVLDNPTRAKGMGVHVILSNCANLYNTYVTAIALEAIDWRYYLIFVGLNCIYSIVWFTLGVETRGRTLEEMDAVFDAKFPPRAALQKTVMVRQGDGHLEEIGGREV; encoded by the exons ATGTCTCCCGCTCACGACAGCGTCAAgtcggccggccagccgaccgtcgaccacgccgacgccgacgccatgtACGAAAAGGCCAATGGCGGCAAGATCACCGAGGTCCAGGGCAACGCCCACTTCCACGAGACGgtcaccgccgcgcccctcgacCCGTGGTCCAAGACCAGTCTCAAGCTGTACATGATTCTgctggtcgccgccctcaacgcgacggcctcgggcttCGATGGC TCCATCTTCAGTTCCATCAACGCCATGACGCAGTACCAGCATTACTTTCACCACACGGAGCTGGGCTCCAGCACTGGCAT TATCTTCATGATCTACACCATCGGCAACATGATCGGCTCCCTCTTCACGGGTCCCATCTGCGACAAgtttggccgccgcgccggcatgctgaccggcgccgtcctcatcgtcgtcggcgccgccgtccagacCGCCGCCCAGAACGACGGCtacctcctcggcggccgttTCGTCCTCGGCTTCGGTGTCTCCATCGGCACATCTGCCGCGCCCACCTACGCCCTTGAGCTGGCCCCTCCCCAGTGGCGAGCCCGTGTCGTCGGCTACTACAACACCT TCTTCTACACCGGCTCCATCCTCGCCACCGGCGTCGCCTATGCCTGCAGCAAATCCGAGGGCGAGATCGCCTTtcgcctgcccctcgccctccagATCGCGCCCCCCCTGATCATCGGCACgggcgtcttcttcatccccgAGTCGCCTCGATGGCTCACTATGTGGGGCAAGAAGGAGCAGGCCGcggccatcctcgccaagtaccacggcggcggcgacaccaacCACCCCATGGtccagctcgagctgcaggAGTTTGAGAACAGCATCGAGCTGCAAAAGTCGTCGACCGTCTGGAACTACTGGGCCCTCGTCAGCACGCACAACGCCCGCTGGCGCTTCACCATGATGGCCTTCATGTCCGTCTTCGCCCAGCTCTCCGGCAACTCGGTCCTGACCTACTACCTGCCCTCCATGTACAAGCTGCTCGGCATCACCTCCAccgagcgccgcctgctgctcacCTTTATGAACTCCATCGTCTCctgcgcgggcgccgtcgccggttCAGCCACCAACGACCGCATCGGCCGCCGCACCAAGCTCTGGGTCGGCagcatcgtcctcgcctgcctgttcgccgccgtcacgggcTTCTCCAGCCAGTTTGAGGGCGACAAGAAGCTCACGGCCAGCCACGGCCTGTCCAACGGTGGTATCGCCTTT ATCTTCCTCTTCGGCTGTGCCTACTCCTTCGTCTACACTCCCCTCACCGCTACGTACTgcgccgaggtcctcgacaaCCCGACTCGTGCCAAGGGCATGGGAGTG CACGTTATTCTGTCCAACTGCGCCAACCTGTACAACACGTAcgtcaccgccatcgccctcgaggccatcgactgGAGGTACTACCTCATCTTTGTCGGCCTCAACTGCATCTACAGCATCGTCTGGTTCACTCTGGGTGTCGAGACCCGCGGCCGCACGCTGGAAGAGATGGACGCCGTCTTCGACGCAAAGTTCCCGCCCCGGGCCGCGCTGCAGAAGACGGTCATGGTGCGAcagggcgacggccaccTCGAGGAGATTGGCGGCCGCGAAGTGTAA
- a CDS encoding uncharacterized protein (SECRETED:SignalP(1-18~SECRETED:cutsite=SLG-QL~SECRETED:prob=0.7109)~EggNog:ENOG503P4FT), with amino-acid sequence MLYVKALGLAALAATSLGQLNEQTTPTLNLTAIGASRGESTLECWQLDSPFKTSAVAGTAGALALFLGDLSNATYSILPGRFDGGLHTAPARQFVLFTTGLIHITLPHGSDEAWVQGGKYGLIIAADTADVSKHGHRTRYPSAADTIGVQFPIKSGSDFKYKLLHHGACHETEMTGL; translated from the exons ATGCTATACGTCAAGGCTCTCGGACTCGCTGCTCTGGCTGCGACTTCGTTGGGTCAATTGAACGAGCAAACCACCCCAACGCTGAACCTCACCGCCATCGGAGCATCGCGGGGCGAGTCGACACTAGAATGCTGGCAGCTTGACTCGCCGTTCAAGACCTCTGCAGTCGCCGGTACCGCaggcgcgctggcgctgttCCTCGGGGATCTCTCCAACGCGACTTACAGCATTCTCCCAGGCCGCTTCGACGGCGGTTTGCATacggcgcccgcgcgacA GTTTGTTCTGTTCACGACGGGTCTGATTCACATTACACTGCCCCACGGGAGCGACGAAGCCTGGGTCCAGGGCGGCAAGTACGGGTTGATCATTGCGGCGGACACGGCGGACGTCTCGAAGCATGGTCACCGTACTCGATACCCCAGCGCCGCGGACACAATTGGCGTCCAATTCCCGATTAAGTCGGGCAGCGACTTCAAGTACAAGCTGCTTCACCATGGTGCGTGCCATGAAACTGAAATGACGGGACTGTAG
- a CDS encoding uncharacterized protein (SECRETED:SignalP(1-30~SECRETED:cutsite=AAA-AP~SECRETED:prob=0.4386)), whose translation MAYVMVYKGMAAITTLLLLVSSLAAAGAAAAPTPDSEKRQDDDPMGTFVKCLSGCMKRDPSEFEACGDECLSAMGGGDGGGGDDGGAGE comes from the exons ATGGCGTATGTGATGGTCTATAAAGGAATG gccgccatcaccacgctcctcctcctcgtgtCAAgtcttgcggcggcgggggcggcggcggcaccgacccCAGACTCCGAGAAGCGacaggacgacgaccccatGGGCACGTTTGTGAAGTGCCTGTCCGGCTGCATGAAGCGCGACCCCAGCGAATTCGAAGCGTGTGGGGACGAATGCCTCAgtgccatgggcggcggcgatggtggcgggggggatgatggtggcgccggcgagtGA
- a CDS encoding uncharacterized protein (TransMembrane:1 (o71-92i)), giving the protein MSSWSPTNQPTPERGVPSLPSQPLPRNPPAVKSEEQKLPAVPGLLACSLGLPCCGFPSKGFRHKLLTLHRSVTVCPFPLIATVAAAAKAIVLSDRMVRERERERERGTQATMPACLP; this is encoded by the coding sequence ATGTCATCATGGTCGcccaccaaccaaccaacccccGAGCGGGGAGTCCCGTCTCTTCCGTCGCAGCCGCTGCCACGAAACCCACCTGCGGTCAAGTCCGAAGAGCAAAAACTTCCCGCCGTGCcgggcttgcttgcttgctcgcttgGCTTGCCGTGTTGCGGCTTTCCATCAAAAGGGTTCCGTCACAAGCTCCTTACTCTACACCGTTCCGTCACCGTTTGTCCGTTTCCCCTCATCGcaacggtggcggcggcggcaaaggccatCGTCTTGTCTGATAGGAtggtgagagagagagagagagagagagagagaggcacgCAAGCCAcaatgcctgcctgcctgccctga
- a CDS encoding uncharacterized protein (COG:E~EggNog:ENOG503NWJI~TransMembrane:12 (i57-78o90-114i135-164o184-203i215-237o257-278i299-326o346-367i396-416o422-443i464-487o493-514i)) has product MARSDSKHDSSSASNMDPKLEHLRQPPRLSVGEAETADQLLENLGYKPELSRNRSTLQVAFMSFVLASIPYGLATTLLYPLAGGGPVNIIWGWVLVSLIIVCVAASLGEITSVYPTAGGVYYQAFMLAPAKWRRVASWVCGWAYVVGNITITLAVNFGTTLFFVACINVFETEPGVGVFAGEPYQVFLIFLGITILCNAVSALGNKWLPWLDTAAIFWTFAGVIAIMITILVLAKGGRHDAKYVFGHFEANSGWPNGWSFCVGLLHAGYATSSTGMIISMCEEVQNPSVQVPKAMVATIFINTFAGLLFLIPLVFVLPDIQMLIALPSGQPVPTIIKEAVGSSGGAIGLLIPLMVLALLCGIGCTTASSRCTWAFARDGAIPGSKWWMKVNRSLDVPLNAMMLCAVVEVLLGLIYFGSSTAFNAFSGVGVISLTASYATPIAISLATGRKQVQGAAFYLGRWGYLLNVVAIAWSLLALPLFCMPSMIPVTAATVNYAPAVFVAAIGVSALWYWVWGHKNYAGPPVAGEHQHAL; this is encoded by the exons ATGGCGCGCTCCGACTCCAAGCACGACtcgtccagcgccagcaacaTGGACCCCAAGCTCGAGCACctgcgccagccgccgcgactgtcggtcggcgaggccgagacggccgaccAGCTGCTCGAGAACCTCGGATACAAGCCCGAGCTGTCGCGCAACCGCTCCACGCTCCAGGTCGCCTTCATGTCCTTTGTGCTCGCCTCCATCCCCTACGGCCTCGCGACCACGCTCCTCTACCCGCTCGCCGGTGGCGGCCCCGTCAACATCATCTGGGGATGggtcctcgtctccctcatcatcgtctgTGTCGCTGCCTCGCTTGGTGAAATCACGAGTGTCTATCCCACTGCCGGAG GCGTCTACTACCAGGCCTTTAtgctcgcgcccgccaaATGGCGCCGCGTCGCGAGCTGGGTCTGCGGCTGGGCCTACGTCGTGGgcaacatcaccatcaccctcgccgtcaacTTTGGCACGaccctcttcttcgtcgcgTGCATCAATGTCTTCGAGACGGagcccggcgtcggcgtcttcgccgGCGAGCCGTACCAGGTCttcctcatcttcctcggcaTCACCATCCTGTGCAATGCCGTGTCTGCCCTGGGCAACAAGTGGCTGCCGTGGCTCGAT ACCGCTGCCATCTTCTGGACCTTtgccggcgtcatcgccatcatgaTCAcgatcctcgtcctcgccaagggcggccgccacgacgccaaGTACGTCTTTGGTCACTTCGAGGCCAATTCGGGCTGGCCTAACGGCTGGTCGTTTTGCGTCGGTCTTTTGCACGCCGGCTACGCCACTTCGTCGACGGGCATGATTATCTC CATGTGCGAAGAGGTGCAAAATCCCTCGGTCCAGGTCCCCAAGGCCATGGTCGCGACCATCTTCATCAATACCTTTGCcggcctcctcttcctcatcccgctcgtcttcgtcctgcCCGACATCCAGATGCTCATCGCGCTCCCCTCGGGCCAGCCCGTCCCGACCATCATCAAGGAGGCCGTCggctccagcggcggcgccatcggcctgCTCATCCCGCTCATGGTGCTCGCCCTGCTGTGCGGCATCGGCTGCaccacggcctcgtcgcgctgcaCCTGGGCGTttgcccgcgacggcgccatcccGGGTTCCAAGTGGTGGATGAAGGTCAaccgcagcctcgacgtgcccctcaacgccatgatgctgtgcgccgtcgtcgaggtgctcctcggcctcatcTACTTTGGCTCCTCGACCGCCTTCAACGCCTTctccggcgtcggcgtcattTCTCTCACGGCCTCGTACGCGACCCCCATCGCCATCAGCCTGGCCACCGGCCGCAAGCAGGTCCAGGGCGCCGCCTTTTACCTCGGCCGCTGGGGATACCTCCTGAATGTTGTTGCCATCG CTTGGTCCCTGCTCGCCCTGCCGCTCTTCTGCATGCCCTCCATGATCCCCgtgaccgccgccaccgtcaactacgcgcccgccgtcttcgtcgccgcgatTGGCGTCTCCGCCCTCTGGTACTGGGTCTGGGGCCACAAGAACTACGCCggcccgcccgtcgcgggcgagcaccagcacgccctgtag
- a CDS encoding uncharacterized protein (EggNog:ENOG503NXMN~TransMembrane:12 (i61-85o105-126i133-151o163-181i193-213o225-244i313-331o351-369i381-399o419-442i454-475o481-503i)~COG:P) — MTQYQHYFHHTELGSSTGIIFMIYTIGNMIGSLFTGPICDKFGRRAGMLTGAVLIVVGAAVQTAAQNDGYLLGGRFVLGFGVSIGTSAAPTYALELAPPQWRARVVGYYNTFFYTGSILATGVAYACSKSEGEIAFRLPLALQIAPPLIIGTGVFFIPESPRWLTMWGKKEQAAAILAKYHGGGDTNHPMVQLELQEFENSIELQKSSTVWNYWALVSTHNARWRFTMMAFMSVFAQLSGNSVLTYYLPSMYKLLGITSTERRLLLTFMNSIVSCAGAVAGSATNDRIGRRTKLWVGSIVLACLFAAVTGFSSQFEGDKKLTASHGLSNGGIAFIFLFGCAYSFVYTPLTATYCAEVLDNPTRAKGMGVHVILSNCANLYNTYVTAIALEAIDWRYYLIFVGLNCIYSIVWFTLGVETRGRTLEEMDAVFDAKFPPRAALQKTVMVRQGDGHLEEIGGREV; from the exons ATGACGCAGTACCAGCATTACTTTCACCACACGGAGCTGGGCTCCAGCACTGGCAT TATCTTCATGATCTACACCATCGGCAACATGATCGGCTCCCTCTTCACGGGTCCCATCTGCGACAAgtttggccgccgcgccggcatgctgaccggcgccgtcctcatcgtcgtcggcgccgccgtccagacCGCCGCCCAGAACGACGGCtacctcctcggcggccgttTCGTCCTCGGCTTCGGTGTCTCCATCGGCACATCTGCCGCGCCCACCTACGCCCTTGAGCTGGCCCCTCCCCAGTGGCGAGCCCGTGTCGTCGGCTACTACAACACCT TCTTCTACACCGGCTCCATCCTCGCCACCGGCGTCGCCTATGCCTGCAGCAAATCCGAGGGCGAGATCGCCTTtcgcctgcccctcgccctccagATCGCGCCCCCCCTGATCATCGGCACgggcgtcttcttcatccccgAGTCGCCTCGATGGCTCACTATGTGGGGCAAGAAGGAGCAGGCCGcggccatcctcgccaagtaccacggcggcggcgacaccaacCACCCCATGGtccagctcgagctgcaggAGTTTGAGAACAGCATCGAGCTGCAAAAGTCGTCGACCGTCTGGAACTACTGGGCCCTCGTCAGCACGCACAACGCCCGCTGGCGCTTCACCATGATGGCCTTCATGTCCGTCTTCGCCCAGCTCTCCGGCAACTCGGTCCTGACCTACTACCTGCCCTCCATGTACAAGCTGCTCGGCATCACCTCCAccgagcgccgcctgctgctcacCTTTATGAACTCCATCGTCTCctgcgcgggcgccgtcgccggttCAGCCACCAACGACCGCATCGGCCGCCGCACCAAGCTCTGGGTCGGCagcatcgtcctcgcctgcctgttcgccgccgtcacgggcTTCTCCAGCCAGTTTGAGGGCGACAAGAAGCTCACGGCCAGCCACGGCCTGTCCAACGGTGGTATCGCCTTT ATCTTCCTCTTCGGCTGTGCCTACTCCTTCGTCTACACTCCCCTCACCGCTACGTACTgcgccgaggtcctcgacaaCCCGACTCGTGCCAAGGGCATGGGAGTG CACGTTATTCTGTCCAACTGCGCCAACCTGTACAACACGTAcgtcaccgccatcgccctcgaggccatcgactgGAGGTACTACCTCATCTTTGTCGGCCTCAACTGCATCTACAGCATCGTCTGGTTCACTCTGGGTGTCGAGACCCGCGGCCGCACGCTGGAAGAGATGGACGCCGTCTTCGACGCAAAGTTCCCGCCCCGGGCCGCGCTGCAGAAGACGGTCATGGTGCGAcagggcgacggccaccTCGAGGAGATTGGCGGCCGCGAAGTGTAA
- a CDS encoding uncharacterized protein (COG:Z~EggNog:ENOG503P4QK), translating to MLGCHHPSAMNGLDAPEIAAAYEAVRSDKDTTNWLLVSHAAGSGQKLTLSRTGSGGVAELSSALDDAQVQYGYARVEYANDKESRRVKFVLVVWIGEGTGVMRKARVSVESGDVKRALAHHSIAVTASDRADLDEGDLVARLRKVGGADYNGGRG from the exons ATGCTTG GTTGcca CCATCCATCAGCCATgaacggcctcgacgcgcccGAGATCGCGGCAGCGTACGAGGCGGTGCGCAGCGACAAGGACACGACCAACTGGCTGCTCGTGtcgcacgccgccggcagcgggcaAAAGCTGACGCTCAGCCGTacgggctcgggcggcgtcgcggagctgTCGTctgcgctcgacgacgcgcaggtGCAGTACGGGTACGCGCGGGTCGAGTACGCCAACGACAAGGAGAGCCGGCGGGTCAAGTTTGTGCTCGTGGTGTGGATCGGCGAGGGCACGGGGGTGATGCGCAAGGCGCGCGTCAGCGTGGAGAGCGGCGACGTGAAGCGCGCGCTGGCGCACCACAGCAtcgcggtgacggcgagcGACCGCgcggacctcgacgagggggACCTGGtggcgcggctgcgcaaGGTTGGGGGCGCCGACTATAACGGGGGACGGGGTTGA